The nucleotide sequence GTCTCAATATTTATCCACAGAAGTTGTTAGTCCAACCGAGGATGATAGAGAACGATTTTCTCCAAAACATGTTGACTCCTTAGCCAAAATAGAAAGAGTTCGAACAGCAGATGGACAACCAGTCGTCTATTGTATCGATAAAGTGGACGAATCATTGATTCCATTGGATCAAGTCCACAACCAAGACTCCATATTTCAAATACTAGAGGATTATAGTAACAAAGAAATAAGTTATGCAGTAACGTACATAGAACCAGTAGGCTATCATGAGATTATTTCACCTGTACTAAATTGTGAGCCGGACCAGTCGTTGCTTTTATTGAAGCAAATGCACTATACAGATGATGATGAACCTGTTCTTTATTCATCCAATTATTTTAGGTCCGATGTGTTCAGTTTTTATGTTTTAAGAAAAAGACCTTAAAGAGCTGGACATAATAAAAAAGGGTCTTTTTAGGAGGTGATTAATACATAACGTTTGTATGAAAATCTGCAAGAAATTCCACACTAGTTCTAAATAACATTATGGGGGTTTTAGTTATGAAAAAGAATCGTTTTCTATTAGTTTTAGCGATGCTATTGGCTGTTGGATTATTTTTAGCAGCTTGTGGTTCTTCTGATGATAAGGAAGAATCAACTGGTAACGAAGGTGGATCTGATAACGGAGGAGAAGGTACGGAAGAAGCTAGCTCCGATTTCAGTGTAGCAATGGTTACGGACGTAGGTGGGGTA is from Radiobacillus kanasensis and encodes:
- a CDS encoding GntR family transcriptional regulator, which codes for MSIKADTRHLYLQVIDQMKKDIEAGVYGEKEKLPSEFELSKKLGVSRATLREALRLLEEDNIVTRRHGVGTFVNSKPIFSSGIEQLNSVTDMIIRSGRKPGSQYLSTEVVSPTEDDRERFSPKHVDSLAKIERVRTADGQPVVYCIDKVDESLIPLDQVHNQDSIFQILEDYSNKEISYAVTYIEPVGYHEIISPVLNCEPDQSLLLLKQMHYTDDDEPVLYSSNYFRSDVFSFYVLRKRP